Proteins encoded in a region of the Quercus lobata isolate SW786 chromosome 8, ValleyOak3.0 Primary Assembly, whole genome shotgun sequence genome:
- the LOC115957769 gene encoding tryptophan decarboxylase TDC2-like: MGSLDLSSDNSSSPQREFKPLDPEEFRKQAHQMVDFIADYYKQIETYPVLSQVQPGYLRTLLPQTAPYLPEPLETILSDVTKNIIPGMTHWLSPNFFAFFPATVSTAAFIGEMLCTSFNSVGFNWLASPAATELEMIVMDWLANMLKLPNSFMFSGTGGGIIQNTTSEAILVTLIAARDRVLATNGSNQSIRKLVVYCSDQTHSTFTKAAKLAGITPCNIKSIHTNLDAAFSLSPVLLRKAVEADVAAGLIPLYLCATVGTTSTTAVDPIEPLADVAGEYGMWMHVDAAYGGSACICPEFRQHFNGIEGVDSLSLSPHKWLLSYLDCCCLWVKSPMLLVKALSTNPEYLRNRASESESVVDFKDWQVGTGRKFKSLRLWLVLRSYGVANLQSHIRSDVRMAKVFEGLVKSDPRFEILVPRRFGLVCFRLNPFSWSGSGYTELLNRKLLEWVNSSGRVYMTHTIVGGIYILRFAVGATLTEDHHVAAAWKLIKEGADAILKGIHN; this comes from the coding sequence ATGGGTAGCCTAGACTTGAGCTCCGATAACTCTTCCTCACCCCAACGTGAATTCAAGCCCTTAGACCCTGAAGAATTTCGAAAACAAGCTCACCAAATGGTGGACTTCATAGCTGACTACTACAAACAAATCGAAACCTACCCAGTTCTAAGCCAAGTCCAACCTGGTTACCTCCGTACTCTCCTTCCCCAAACTGCACCATACCTTCCTGAACCCCTAGAAACCATTCTCTCCGACGTGACCAAAAACATAATCCCTGGCATGACCCATTGGTTAAGTCCAAACTTCTTTGCATTCTTTCCAGCTACAGTGAGTACTGCAGCTTTTATAGGAGAAATGTTGTGCACTTCATTCAACTCTGTTGGCTTCAACTGGCTAGCCTCACCTGCTGCCACAGAACTTGAAATGATAGTCATGGATTGGTTGGCTAACATGCTTAAACTCCCAAACTCATTCATGTTCTCTGGCACTGGTGGTGGTATCATTCAAAACACCACTAGTGAAGCCATTCTTGTCACTCTCATTGCCGCCAGAGATCGCGTGCTAGCTACAAATGGCAGCAACCAAAGTATTCGAAAGCTTGTTGTGTATTGCTCTGATCAGACACATTCCACTTTCACCAAGGCTGCTAAACTAGCTGGTATAACTCCATGTAACATAAAATCCATCCACACAAACCTTGATGCAGCTTTTTCTTTATCCCCTGTACTCCTTCGTAAGGCTGTGGAGGCTGACGTGGCAGCCGGGTTGATCCCACTTTACCTTTGTGCTACGGTGGGGACAACTTCAACCACAGCCGTTGATCCTATCGAGCCTCTTGCTGACGTGGCAGGTGAGTACGGTATGTGGATGCATGTTGATGCTGCTTATGGTGGTAGTGCATGTATTTGTCCCGAGTTTAGGCAACATTTCAATGGGATTGAAGGAGTTGATTCATTGAGTCTAAGCCCACATAAGTGGCTACTAAGTTACTTGGATTGTTGTTGTTTGTGGGTCAAAAGCCCAATGTTATTGGTGAAGGCATTGAGTACAAACCCGGAGTATTTGAGAAACAGAGCAAGTGAGTCCGAGTCTGTGGTGGATTTTAAGGATTGGCAAGTGGGTACGGGTCGGAAATTCAAGTCGCTCCGATTATGGCTTGTATTGCGTAGCTATGGTGTTGCAAACCTCCAAAGTCATATCCGGTCCGATGTTCGGATGGCGAAGGTGTTCGAGGGGCTCGTGAAATCCGATCCACGGTTCGAAATCCTCGTGCCAAGGCGATTCGGGTTAGTGTGTTTTCGGTTAAACCCGTTTTCATGGTCCGGGTCGGGTTATACCGAGTTGTTGAACCGGAAGCTACTTGAGTGGGTCAACTCAAGTGGGCGGGTTTATATGACCCACACAATAGTCGGTGGTATATATATCCTGAGGTTTGCTGTGGGAGCCACCCTTACTGAAGATCACCACGTGGCTGCTGCGTGGAAGTTGATCAAGGAAGGAGCTGATGCCATTCTTAAGGGTATACATAATTAA
- the LOC115955685 gene encoding cytochrome b6-f complex iron-sulfur subunit, chloroplastic, with protein sequence MASSIVYPAIPSELCSRKSAIFSSSNALLVKPTRTQMVGKGKGVRITCQATSIADDRVPDMAKRETLNLLLLGALSLPTAGMLIPYATFFAPPGSGGAGGGTIAKDALGNDIIAAEWVKTHGPGDRTLSQGLKGDPTYLVVEKDRTLATYGINAVCTHLGCVVPWNTAEKKFICPCHGSQYNDQGRVVRGPAPLSLALAHADVDPDNGKVVFVPWVETDFRTGENPWWA encoded by the exons ATGGCTTCCTCCATTGTGTACCCAGCAATACCTTCAGAG CTATGCTCTAGAAAGAGTGCAATTTTCTCTTCCTCAAATGCACTTCTTGTCAAGCCCACAAGGACCCAGATGGTGGGGAAGGGCAAGGGAGTGAGAATCACTTGCCAAGCCACAAGTATTGCCGATGATCGAGTTCCTGACATGGCTAAGAGGGAGACCTTGAATCTGCTTCTTCTAGGTGCTCTTTCACTTCCGACTGCAGGCATGTTGATTCCTTATGCTACTTTCTTTGCCCCACCTGG ATCAGGAGGTGCTGGTGGTGGTACCATTGCAAAGGATGCCCTTGGCAATGATATCATTGCAGCTGAATGGGTCAAAACCCATGGCCCAGGGGACCGGACCCTTTCACAAGGACTAAAG GGAGATCCAACCTACCTTGTTGTGGAGAAAGACAGAACTCTGGCAACGTATGGAATTAATGCTGTCTGCACGCACCTTGGGTGTGTTGTGCCATGGAACACAGCTGAGAAAAAGTTCATTTGCCCTTGTCATGGATCCCAGTACAATGATCAAGGGAGAGTTGTTAGAGGACCTGCACCTCTG TCTTTGGCCTTGGCCCATGCAGATGTGGATCCTGATAATGGAAAGGTTGTGTTTGTACCATGGGTCGAAACAGATTTCAGGACCGGTGAAAATCCATGGTGGGCTTGA